One segment of Tamlana crocina DNA contains the following:
- a CDS encoding TonB-dependent receptor plug domain-containing protein: MSLNKNKTSIYFLIFFPLLAFAQKVELDSTKTQQLDEVVVTGQLKPQSIRKSVFEVEVITREDIENRAGNNLADLLNQILNIDVFQNASNGRSEINVLGLGSRYFKVLIDNIPVINEEGFGNSTDLTTINLNDVERIELVQGAMGVQYGANAMSGVLNIITKKKSKSDWEINTFVQEETVGNEFEFFDEGRHIQSISLGHQITDKDFISATYNRNDFAGFYDNLKGEYYDVNDSLRGYRWLPKIQNFGKFLISHKGSKINAFYKFDYLHEDIFKHDSIVNSNYNPATETSNPSASDEKYNNQRFVHHLNISGLFGEVPYNISASYQKQENKREGYTYYIREDRKDVVSDETYLSKEVLFSRGTFSNLINRKKFKLQAGYEFNRESGFGSSFSVNLAPGEAGVSKTLTNLDVFTSAEIDFNQNFSLKPGIRASFNDKFSTQYYYSLSARHLFKNHWEARAVLGFGTRTPTFDELYRYFVDVNHDVQGNENLNPEEGLSAFFHLKKRSRLGENFVMDNKLTLSYTGLNDKINMILVNQSPMQFQFNNIDDFSSLNIALENGFYFNNFTLNLGASYFGTNRTIDYEAEETSNRQNNFQINTNFSYNIPKINAIVTAYYKHIGETNRFIQDSDGFFQTQTIDPYSWMDINLRKFFFEKQFEATFGVKNVLDTATVSTNAVSGGAHSGSSSSITMGYGRSYFLKLAYNINI, translated from the coding sequence ATGAGTCTAAATAAAAATAAAACGAGTATTTATTTTTTAATTTTTTTCCCGCTTTTAGCTTTCGCGCAAAAAGTAGAGCTGGATTCAACAAAAACCCAGCAATTAGATGAGGTTGTTGTTACGGGGCAGCTTAAACCGCAATCCATAAGAAAATCGGTTTTTGAAGTTGAAGTCATCACTCGTGAAGATATTGAAAACCGAGCCGGAAACAACCTTGCCGATTTGCTCAACCAAATCTTAAATATTGATGTGTTTCAAAATGCCTCGAACGGGCGGTCCGAAATAAACGTTTTAGGTCTGGGCTCTCGTTATTTTAAGGTTTTAATAGACAATATTCCTGTAATAAATGAAGAAGGTTTTGGAAATTCTACCGATTTGACCACCATCAATTTAAACGATGTTGAGCGCATAGAATTGGTGCAGGGCGCCATGGGCGTGCAATACGGCGCCAATGCTATGTCTGGCGTTTTAAACATTATTACCAAAAAGAAATCGAAAAGCGATTGGGAAATCAACACATTTGTACAGGAAGAAACCGTGGGCAACGAATTTGAATTTTTTGATGAAGGGCGGCACATACAATCCATTAGTTTAGGGCATCAAATTACCGATAAGGATTTTATAAGCGCTACCTACAACCGAAACGATTTTGCGGGTTTTTACGATAATTTAAAAGGTGAATATTACGATGTTAACGATAGTTTAAGAGGCTACCGTTGGTTGCCAAAAATCCAGAATTTCGGAAAGTTTTTAATCAGCCATAAAGGCAGTAAAATCAATGCGTTCTATAAGTTTGATTATCTGCACGAAGATATTTTTAAACACGACTCAATTGTAAATTCAAATTACAATCCTGCAACCGAAACCAGCAATCCTTCGGCTTCGGACGAAAAATACAACAACCAGCGCTTTGTGCACCATTTGAACATCTCCGGTTTATTTGGTGAAGTGCCTTATAATATTTCGGCGTCCTATCAAAAACAAGAAAACAAACGGGAAGGCTACACCTATTATATTCGCGAAGACAGAAAAGATGTAGTGTCCGACGAAACGTACTTATCCAAAGAAGTGCTGTTTTCCAGAGGCACATTCAGTAATTTGATAAACCGTAAAAAATTTAAGCTTCAAGCGGGCTACGAATTTAATCGGGAATCGGGTTTTGGGTCGTCGTTCAGCGTCAATTTGGCTCCGGGTGAAGCAGGCGTTTCAAAAACCTTAACTAATTTGGATGTTTTTACTTCGGCCGAAATAGATTTTAACCAAAATTTCTCTTTAAAACCGGGCATCAGAGCTTCGTTTAACGATAAATTCAGCACCCAATATTATTATTCATTAAGTGCGAGACATTTATTCAAGAACCATTGGGAAGCCAGGGCCGTATTGGGTTTTGGAACGCGAACACCCACGTTTGACGAGCTTTACAGATATTTTGTGGATGTAAACCACGATGTACAAGGCAACGAAAACTTAAACCCTGAAGAAGGCCTCTCGGCATTTTTTCACCTTAAAAAACGTTCACGATTAGGCGAAAATTTTGTGATGGACAATAAGTTAACGCTTTCATACACTGGCCTTAATGATAAAATTAATATGATTCTTGTTAACCAAAGCCCAATGCAATTTCAGTTTAACAACATCGACGATTTTTCTTCATTAAATATAGCATTGGAAAACGGTTTCTATTTCAACAATTTCACACTCAACCTTGGCGCAAGCTATTTTGGCACCAACCGAACCATTGATTATGAGGCCGAAGAAACTTCGAACAGGCAAAACAACTTTCAGATAAACACTAATTTTTCGTATAACATCCCAAAAATTAATGCCATTGTAACGGCTTATTACAAGCATATTGGCGAAACCAACAGGTTTATACAAGATAGCGACGGCTTTTTCCAAACGCAAACCATAGACCCTTACAGTTGGATGGACATAAACCTGCGCAAGTTTTTCTTTGAAAAGCAGTTTGAAGCCACTTTTGGTGTTAAAAATGTTTTGGACACCGCAACCGTAAGCACCAATGCCGTAAGCGGTGGCGCGCATTCGGGCTCATCGAGCAGTATCACGATGGGCTACGGCAGGTCGTACTTTTTAAAACTGGCCTACAACATAAACATATAA
- a CDS encoding DUF2271 domain-containing protein: MKLKYIGSLGVLFLGLVSFSTLTESTKYKCMIQLTNYTGHGAYIVISLINPEGEYEKTLYVIGDDDEWYNTVEEWWKFYGKKRNNIDAITGATISGGERSINVIDIEDSKIDAGYSIRFESAVEDDKYHVKDVEFPLTSEAIKGKHEGKGFIRYVRMIPNK, encoded by the coding sequence ATGAAATTAAAATATATAGGCTCCTTAGGTGTGCTGTTTTTAGGTCTCGTATCTTTTTCAACCTTAACCGAATCTACCAAATACAAATGCATGATCCAATTGACCAATTACACGGGGCATGGGGCTTACATCGTTATTTCATTAATTAATCCGGAGGGTGAATATGAAAAAACCCTTTACGTTATTGGTGACGACGACGAATGGTACAACACCGTTGAAGAATGGTGGAAATTCTACGGAAAAAAACGTAACAACATCGATGCCATAACCGGAGCAACCATTTCTGGCGGCGAACGCAGCATTAATGTTATCGATATTGAAGATTCGAAAATTGATGCAGGATACAGCATTCGTTTTGAATCTGCGGTTGAAGACGATAAATATCATGTAAAAGATGTGGAATTTCCATTAACCAGCGAAGCTATTAAAGGCAAGCATGAAGGAAAGGGCTTTATCCGTTACGTGCGGATGATTCCCAACAAATAA
- a CDS encoding DUF6607 family protein has protein sequence MKQLLSLAVFTLLSLSVVAQSKKKQDQAAIKSMCGCYEVNFNFAETFEYSGDSAYVPSKTKHDKALEWVQLVEDDKNKIVVQHLLIVGPPAHPHIVKHWRQDWEYENTDLYEYGHDNQWNYVSLPKKAVKGQWTQKVFQVDDSPRYAGSASWVHVDGKSYWENTTAAPLPRREYTTRSDYNVTIRTNRHEITEAGWVHDQDNHKVIREKGKKDVVLADEKGYNTYVKVADSKCKAAQDYWSEQQEKWSIVRAKWDEVFARNKDLYLEEKVDNKLLYKYLFDDENYKTASQINPIIESFVKK, from the coding sequence ATGAAACAGTTATTATCCTTAGCCGTATTTACTTTATTGTCATTGAGTGTTGTAGCACAAAGCAAGAAAAAACAAGATCAAGCCGCGATTAAAAGCATGTGCGGTTGCTATGAGGTCAATTTTAATTTTGCTGAAACTTTTGAATATTCTGGTGATTCTGCTTATGTGCCATCTAAAACGAAACACGATAAAGCTTTAGAGTGGGTACAGTTGGTTGAAGATGATAAAAACAAAATAGTGGTGCAGCATTTGTTAATTGTTGGGCCGCCAGCGCATCCACACATTGTAAAGCATTGGAGACAGGATTGGGAGTATGAAAACACCGATTTGTATGAGTACGGCCACGACAATCAATGGAACTATGTAAGCCTTCCGAAAAAAGCCGTAAAAGGCCAATGGACGCAAAAAGTATTTCAGGTAGATGATAGCCCACGTTATGCTGGTTCGGCCTCATGGGTGCATGTTGATGGGAAAAGTTATTGGGAAAACACCACGGCAGCGCCTCTTCCGCGTCGCGAGTATACTACACGTAGCGATTATAATGTAACTATAAGAACCAATCGACACGAAATTACAGAAGCAGGTTGGGTACACGATCAAGATAACCATAAAGTAATTCGTGAAAAGGGTAAAAAGGATGTTGTGTTGGCCGATGAAAAAGGCTACAATACTTATGTGAAAGTGGCTGATAGCAAATGTAAGGCGGCACAAGACTATTGGAGTGAACAACAAGAAAAATGGTCTATTGTTAGAGCCAAATGGGATGAGGTGTTCGCTAGGAACAAAGATTTGTATTTAGAAGAAAAGGTTGATAATAAATTGCTTTATAAGTATTTGTTCGATGACGAAAATTATAAAACGGCCAGTCAGATTAATCCGATAATTGAGTCGTTTGTAAAAAAATAA
- a CDS encoding ankyrin repeat domain-containing protein, whose amino-acid sequence MRNSKLHLALILLVTSITAVAQNNVFLSRDFWKPTTTIAEVDAKIKEGNNISELTSHYFDPVVFAINNNAPNETIKYIISKEGNDVNKLTHDGRTYIFWAARMGNSDIMEYLIESGAKTDMVEDHGNTVLNFAASGGQENTKVYDICLANGANLQKDVNQNGANALLLAAPSDKTGKLTEYFVSKGLDINSADYEGNGVFNYVARTGNIEALKELIKKGVKGNDQAFIFAAQGTRGKTNGLEVFQFLESVGLNAKVTTKHGSTPLHTLAGRSKDLEIIKYFIEKGNDVNVVDENGNNAFMYAASRNSIEVLELLKQELKNINIINNKGQSALTMAVEHNSPEVVNYLIENNADVHAVDSNGNNLAYYLIESYSPRNKEQFDEKLKLLQTAGLNVSELQKDGSSLYHLAVNKENMDLLKLALSYKADVNAKNNEGNTPLHLAAMKAKDTEILEYLIANGAKKDALTEFEETVYDLASENEILKEKNIAIDFLK is encoded by the coding sequence ATGAGAAATTCAAAATTACATTTAGCATTAATCCTGTTGGTTACCAGCATTACTGCAGTGGCACAAAACAACGTGTTTTTAAGCCGCGATTTTTGGAAACCCACCACGACCATTGCCGAGGTAGATGCCAAAATTAAAGAAGGCAACAATATTTCAGAATTGACGTCACATTATTTCGATCCCGTGGTATTTGCCATTAACAATAACGCCCCCAATGAAACCATTAAATATATCATTTCAAAAGAAGGTAACGACGTAAACAAATTAACGCACGACGGCCGGACATACATTTTCTGGGCTGCTAGAATGGGCAATTCAGATATCATGGAATATTTAATTGAAAGCGGAGCAAAAACCGATATGGTTGAGGACCACGGTAATACCGTACTAAATTTTGCGGCATCTGGCGGGCAGGAAAACACCAAAGTGTACGATATTTGTTTGGCCAACGGTGCTAACCTTCAAAAGGATGTTAACCAAAACGGTGCTAATGCATTGCTATTGGCGGCACCAAGCGATAAAACGGGAAAGCTTACCGAATACTTCGTTTCAAAAGGCTTGGACATCAACAGTGCCGATTACGAAGGTAATGGCGTGTTTAATTACGTAGCACGTACCGGAAATATCGAGGCTTTGAAGGAGCTGATAAAAAAAGGCGTAAAAGGCAACGATCAGGCCTTTATTTTTGCGGCTCAGGGCACGCGTGGCAAAACCAACGGATTGGAGGTTTTCCAATTTTTGGAAAGTGTTGGTTTAAATGCCAAAGTGACCACTAAACACGGCAGTACACCACTCCATACTTTAGCGGGCAGAAGTAAAGATTTGGAAATCATCAAGTATTTTATTGAAAAAGGGAACGATGTAAACGTGGTTGACGAAAACGGTAATAATGCTTTTATGTATGCCGCAAGCCGGAACAGCATTGAAGTATTAGAGCTGTTAAAGCAAGAGTTGAAAAATATCAATATTATCAATAATAAAGGGCAGTCGGCTTTAACTATGGCCGTGGAGCATAATTCACCCGAGGTAGTAAACTACTTGATTGAAAATAATGCCGATGTGCATGCAGTAGATTCCAACGGGAATAATTTAGCGTATTATCTAATCGAATCTTACAGCCCAAGAAATAAAGAGCAGTTTGATGAAAAATTAAAACTGTTACAAACTGCTGGTTTAAACGTATCTGAACTACAGAAAGATGGCAGTTCTCTATACCATTTGGCGGTAAATAAAGAGAATATGGATTTGTTGAAATTAGCGTTGTCCTACAAAGCAGACGTTAATGCTAAAAATAACGAAGGCAACACCCCGTTGCATTTGGCCGCCATGAAGGCAAAAGACACTGAAATATTGGAGTATCTTATAGCCAATGGCGCCAAAAAAGATGCGTTGACCGAGTTTGAAGAAACCGTTTACGACCTCGCTTCAGAAAACGAAATTTTAAAAGAAAAAAACATAGCCATCGATTTTTTAAAGTAA